In one Umezawaea sp. Da 62-37 genomic region, the following are encoded:
- a CDS encoding GAF domain-containing sensor histidine kinase has product MSPQKPDPIVREAVRGGLAGLRLAELLDEVQERLVEIGRTRDHVQGLLDAVLAVGAGLELDSTLQRIVQAAVDLVGARYGALGVLGTRDDLSEFVYVGIDGDTREHMGHLPEGKGLLGLLIEDPRAIRLFDLSQHSASVGFPANHPPMHSFLGVPVRVRDEVFGNLYMTEKKDAAEFTLDDQVVLQALAAAAGVAIENARLFERSRMRERWMEATAEINSELLGGASVKVALQLITQRTLELLSADCALIVLGDDEHTPHVTAAAGISVEHLVGADLAVGDSAVQEVLRSGTPKLVDDLEGHLGDVSEVFGPGIAVPMRVGAAVTGVLLAARRKGEALFHADQVPVLAYFADQAALALELADKQRSHRLLDVLADRDRIARDLHDHVIQRLFSTGLSLQGTLRRPDGEIRARVRTAIEQLDQTVQEIRTSIFDLQDAGEGRVGLRRRLLDLIAELSEDAPLSPSVRMSGTVDNSVSDEIGEHAMAVVGEAVSNALRHARATELVVTVEATDELVISVVDNGVGMPGEVARSGLRNLEQRAGGLGGSLTLVPEPVGGTRLTWQVPLR; this is encoded by the coding sequence ATGTCACCGCAGAAGCCCGATCCGATCGTCCGCGAAGCAGTCAGGGGCGGCCTGGCCGGGTTGCGCCTCGCCGAACTCCTCGACGAGGTCCAGGAACGGCTCGTCGAGATAGGCCGGACCAGAGACCACGTGCAAGGCCTGCTGGACGCCGTCCTCGCCGTCGGCGCAGGTCTCGAACTCGACTCCACCCTCCAGCGGATCGTCCAAGCCGCCGTCGACCTCGTCGGCGCCCGGTACGGTGCGCTGGGCGTGCTCGGCACCAGGGACGACCTCTCGGAGTTCGTCTACGTCGGCATCGACGGCGACACCCGCGAGCACATGGGCCACCTGCCCGAGGGCAAAGGCCTGCTCGGGCTGCTGATCGAGGACCCCAGAGCCATCCGGCTCTTCGACCTGTCCCAGCACTCCGCCTCGGTCGGCTTCCCCGCCAACCACCCGCCGATGCACAGCTTCCTCGGCGTGCCCGTCCGGGTGCGCGACGAAGTGTTCGGCAACCTCTACATGACCGAGAAGAAGGACGCCGCCGAATTCACCCTCGACGACCAGGTCGTCCTCCAAGCCCTGGCGGCGGCCGCTGGCGTGGCGATCGAGAACGCCAGGCTGTTCGAACGGTCCCGGATGCGCGAACGCTGGATGGAAGCCACCGCGGAGATCAACTCCGAACTCCTCGGCGGAGCATCCGTCAAGGTCGCGCTCCAGCTCATCACCCAGCGCACCCTGGAACTGCTCAGCGCCGACTGCGCACTCATCGTCCTGGGCGACGACGAGCACACCCCGCACGTCACGGCCGCCGCGGGAATCTCGGTCGAGCACCTCGTCGGCGCCGACCTCGCGGTGGGCGACTCCGCGGTGCAAGAGGTCCTGCGCAGTGGCACACCGAAGCTGGTCGACGACCTCGAAGGCCACCTCGGCGACGTGTCCGAGGTCTTCGGACCTGGCATCGCGGTGCCGATGCGGGTAGGCGCCGCGGTCACCGGGGTGCTGCTGGCCGCACGGCGCAAGGGAGAAGCGCTGTTCCACGCGGACCAGGTACCTGTGCTGGCCTACTTCGCCGACCAAGCGGCGCTCGCACTGGAACTGGCCGACAAGCAGCGCTCGCACCGACTGCTCGACGTCCTGGCCGACCGCGACCGCATCGCCAGGGACCTGCACGACCACGTCATCCAACGCCTGTTCAGCACCGGCCTGAGCCTGCAGGGCACGCTGCGCAGACCGGACGGCGAGATCCGGGCCAGGGTGCGCACGGCGATCGAGCAGCTCGACCAGACCGTGCAGGAGATCCGCACGTCCATCTTCGACCTCCAGGACGCAGGGGAAGGGCGCGTCGGACTGCGGCGCAGGCTGCTCGACCTGATCGCCGAGCTGAGCGAAGACGCCCCGCTCTCGCCGTCGGTGCGGATGTCCGGCACCGTGGACAACTCCGTGTCCGACGAGATCGGCGAACACGCGATGGCCGTGGTCGGCGAAGCGGTCAGCAACGCCCTGCGACACGCCCGCGCCACCGAACTGGTGGTCACGGTGGAGGCCACCGACGAACTGGTCATCTCCGTGGTGGACAACGGCGTCGGCATGCCGGGCGAAGTCGCACGCAGCGGGTTGCGCAACCTGGAGCAGCGGGCGGGAGGGCTCGGCGGATCCCTTACGCTGGTGCCCGAGCCCGTGGGCGGCACCCGGCTGACCTGGCAGGTACCGCTGCGCTGA
- a CDS encoding SulP family inorganic anion transporter produces the protein MSTRGGAWSLLPGKPELMSLARSPRHDLVAGVTVAIVALPLALGFGIASGLGAAAGLVTAIVAGAVAAVFGGSSLQVSGPTGAMTVVLVPIVAVHGPAGVLTVGLMAGVLLIGLALARAGRYMRYVPVPVVEGFTLGIAGVIALQQIPAALGVPTPHGEQIALVAVRAVADFAGHPNWRAVALSVGVALVMLVGGRWRPKVPFSLIAVVAATLVVWAADLPVARIGALPSTLPLPSLGFLDPSTLTALVPSAVAVAALAALESLLSATVADAMSIDEHHDPDKELFGQGLANLVTPLFGGVPATAAIARTAVNVRAGARSRLAALSHALVLAVIVFTAAPLVGAIPIAALAGVLLATAIRMVEVGAVLALLRSTRSDALVLVLTAVTTLALDLVTAVIVGLVVAGGLALRTIAGTARLEQVDLDHSHHAQEEQALLAEHIVAYRLDGPLFFAAAYRFLLELTEIADVKVVILRMSRVSTIDATGALVLRDVIGRLEHRGIAVLVSGVKPGHERVLDALGLATRLGDLGRVFASTPEAIEHARVLLHQHDDC, from the coding sequence ATGAGCACGCGAGGCGGCGCGTGGTCCTTGCTGCCGGGCAAACCGGAACTGATGTCGCTGGCCCGATCGCCGCGCCACGACCTCGTGGCCGGTGTGACGGTCGCGATCGTCGCCCTGCCGCTGGCACTGGGGTTCGGCATCGCCTCCGGCCTCGGCGCGGCGGCCGGCCTGGTGACCGCCATCGTGGCCGGCGCGGTGGCAGCTGTCTTCGGCGGCTCCAGCCTCCAGGTGTCCGGGCCGACCGGGGCGATGACCGTCGTGCTCGTCCCGATCGTCGCCGTCCACGGCCCCGCAGGAGTGCTGACGGTCGGTCTGATGGCGGGGGTCCTGCTGATCGGACTGGCCCTGGCGCGCGCCGGCCGGTACATGCGCTACGTGCCCGTACCCGTCGTGGAGGGGTTCACCCTCGGCATCGCCGGGGTGATCGCGTTGCAGCAGATCCCCGCCGCCCTGGGTGTGCCCACGCCGCATGGGGAACAGATCGCGCTCGTCGCGGTCCGGGCGGTGGCCGACTTCGCCGGGCACCCGAACTGGCGGGCCGTCGCCCTCTCGGTCGGTGTGGCGCTGGTGATGCTGGTCGGAGGCCGGTGGCGGCCGAAGGTGCCGTTCTCGCTGATCGCGGTGGTCGCGGCGACGCTCGTCGTCTGGGCGGCGGACCTGCCGGTGGCGCGCATCGGGGCCCTGCCCTCGACCTTGCCCCTACCCTCGCTCGGCTTCCTCGACCCGAGCACGCTGACCGCGCTGGTGCCGTCCGCGGTGGCGGTGGCGGCGCTGGCCGCCCTGGAAAGCCTGCTGTCCGCGACGGTGGCCGACGCGATGAGCATCGACGAGCACCACGACCCGGACAAGGAACTGTTCGGCCAAGGCCTGGCGAACCTCGTCACCCCGCTGTTCGGCGGAGTACCCGCCACCGCCGCGATCGCCCGCACGGCGGTCAACGTCCGGGCGGGAGCGCGCTCGCGGTTGGCAGCGCTCAGCCACGCCCTCGTGCTGGCGGTCATCGTGTTCACCGCCGCGCCGCTCGTGGGCGCGATCCCGATCGCGGCGCTGGCCGGGGTCCTGCTGGCCACCGCGATCCGCATGGTCGAGGTCGGCGCGGTGCTCGCGCTGCTCCGCTCCACCCGCTCCGACGCGCTCGTCCTGGTGCTCACCGCCGTCACCACGCTCGCACTGGACCTGGTCACCGCCGTCATCGTCGGCCTGGTCGTCGCGGGCGGTCTGGCGCTGCGCACGATCGCCGGAACCGCACGACTGGAGCAGGTCGACCTCGACCACAGCCACCACGCGCAGGAGGAGCAGGCGCTGCTGGCCGAGCACATCGTCGCCTACCGCCTCGACGGGCCGCTGTTCTTCGCCGCCGCGTACCGGTTCCTCCTCGAACTCACCGAGATCGCCGACGTCAAGGTCGTCATCCTGCGCATGTCCCGCGTCTCCACCATCGACGCCACCGGCGCGCTGGTCCTGCGCGACGTCATCGGACGGCTGGAGCACCGCGGCATCGCCGTGCTCGTGTCCGGCGTCAAACCG
- a CDS encoding response regulator transcription factor yields MVTKVFLVDDHEIVRRGIADLLSDEDDLVVVGEAGSVAEALTRVPATAPDVAVLDIRLPDGNGIELCRELRSRLPELKCLMLTSFADDEALFDAIMAGASGFVLKQILGNDLVHAVRTVASGQSLLDARTTSALLNRIRRERGQGDPVRTLTDQERAVLELIGDGLTNREIAERMSLAEKTVKNYVSHLLAKLGMQRRTQAAVLSTQLRRPPSEVQ; encoded by the coding sequence ATGGTGACCAAGGTTTTCCTGGTGGACGACCACGAGATCGTTCGCCGCGGTATCGCGGACCTTCTGAGCGACGAGGACGACCTGGTGGTCGTGGGCGAGGCGGGGTCGGTGGCCGAGGCGCTCACGAGGGTGCCCGCGACGGCGCCGGACGTGGCTGTTCTCGACATCAGACTGCCCGATGGCAACGGTATCGAGCTGTGCCGCGAGCTGCGGTCGCGGCTGCCGGAGTTGAAGTGCCTGATGTTGACGTCGTTCGCCGACGACGAGGCGCTGTTCGACGCGATCATGGCCGGGGCGTCGGGGTTCGTGCTCAAGCAGATCCTCGGCAACGACCTGGTCCACGCCGTGCGCACCGTCGCGTCAGGACAGTCGCTGCTGGACGCCCGGACCACGTCCGCGCTGCTGAACCGGATCCGCCGCGAGCGCGGCCAGGGCGACCCGGTCCGCACCCTGACCGACCAGGAACGCGCGGTGCTGGAGTTGATCGGCGACGGGCTGACCAACCGCGAGATCGCGGAACGGATGTCGTTGGCGGAGAAGACCGTCAAGAACTACGTGTCGCACCTGTTGGCCAAGCTCGGGATGCAGCGGCGCACCCAGGCCGCCGTGCTGTCCACGCAGTTGCGCCGCCCGCCCTCCGAGGTCCAGTAG
- a CDS encoding universal stress protein, with the protein MDRNPVAPPVVVGVDGSPSALDAVAWAADECARHHLPLRLVHTYLLPATGYPNMIVNASEVLAAFDAQGRLWLAEAETAAHTVAPRIAVETALFAGAAIPLLIEESANAKTIVLGSRGLGGFTGLLLGSTAAALTAHARCPVVVVRDRVVEQGPVVVGVDGSAASESAIGFAFEAASTRNAPLTAVLSWTDVLVESAFQADRFSMDWSEVGAEQQRLLAERMAGWQEKYPDVVVERVVVRDRPVRALVRAAQHARLLVVGSHGRGGFTGMLLGSTSQALVHHAPCPVAVVRSN; encoded by the coding sequence ATGGACCGGAACCCGGTCGCACCACCCGTCGTCGTCGGTGTCGACGGCTCGCCCTCCGCGCTCGACGCCGTGGCCTGGGCCGCCGACGAATGCGCCCGCCACCACCTGCCGCTGCGCCTCGTGCACACCTACCTCCTGCCCGCCACCGGATACCCGAACATGATCGTGAACGCGAGCGAGGTCCTCGCCGCGTTCGACGCGCAGGGCAGGCTGTGGCTGGCCGAAGCGGAAACCGCCGCACATACCGTCGCTCCCCGCATCGCCGTCGAGACCGCGCTCTTCGCCGGCGCGGCGATCCCGCTGCTGATCGAGGAGAGCGCGAACGCCAAGACGATCGTGTTGGGCTCCCGCGGACTCGGCGGCTTCACCGGCCTGCTGCTCGGCTCCACCGCCGCCGCGCTCACCGCCCACGCGCGCTGTCCGGTCGTGGTCGTGCGCGACCGCGTCGTGGAGCAGGGACCGGTGGTCGTCGGGGTCGACGGATCCGCGGCGAGCGAGTCGGCCATCGGCTTCGCCTTCGAAGCCGCGTCGACGCGGAACGCGCCGCTGACCGCCGTGCTGTCGTGGACCGACGTGTTGGTCGAGAGCGCTTTCCAAGCGGACCGTTTTTCGATGGACTGGTCCGAGGTCGGGGCCGAGCAGCAGCGGTTGCTGGCCGAGCGGATGGCCGGGTGGCAGGAGAAGTACCCGGACGTCGTGGTAGAGCGCGTGGTCGTGCGCGACCGGCCGGTCCGCGCCCTGGTGCGTGCGGCCCAGCACGCGCGGTTGCTCGTGGTGGGCAGTCACGGCCGGGGCGGGTTCACCGGGATGCTGCTGGGATCGACCAGTCAGGCACTCGTGCACCACGCGCCGTGCCCCGTCGCCGTGGTCCGCTCGAACTGA
- a CDS encoding Acg family FMN-binding oxidoreductase produces MTATTPALGLTREEVESVLTTASLAPSVHNSQPWRFLVRSDRIELHADPGRALPATDPSGRELRLSCGAALLNLRLALRGKGIRPLVSLLPGADAPGALAVVRLGSAQLPDADDLALLAAVRTRRTNRRPFVDAPVPTAHRALLARAADVERSWLHVVDDRAERAKLQQLVRRAQQDQAVDPAVLVELRAWTEQRPGDAGVAIGSAGPRPESQDEWALRDFAPGATHERPSGKDYESDPLVVVLCSFYDGPLAELLAGQAMQRVLLTATTLGLSASFLSQPIEVPHVREDLRRVLGGSLAPQTLLRLGFGSPVPATPRRPVTELLMEPDQPPSNVRTA; encoded by the coding sequence ATGACCGCGACGACGCCCGCTCTCGGCCTGACCCGGGAGGAGGTCGAGTCCGTGCTGACGACCGCTTCCCTCGCGCCCTCGGTGCACAACAGCCAGCCGTGGCGCTTCCTGGTGCGCTCCGACCGGATCGAACTGCACGCCGACCCGGGCCGCGCGCTGCCCGCCACCGACCCGAGTGGGAGGGAGCTGCGGCTGTCCTGCGGCGCCGCGCTGCTCAACCTCCGGTTGGCGTTGCGCGGCAAGGGGATCCGGCCGCTGGTCAGCCTGCTGCCCGGAGCGGACGCGCCGGGGGCTCTCGCGGTGGTCCGGCTCGGCTCCGCACAGCTGCCCGACGCCGACGACCTGGCGCTGTTGGCCGCGGTGCGGACCCGGCGGACCAACCGGCGGCCGTTCGTCGACGCGCCCGTGCCGACAGCTCACCGCGCGCTGCTGGCGCGGGCCGCGGACGTGGAGCGCTCCTGGCTGCACGTGGTCGACGACCGCGCGGAACGGGCGAAGCTACAGCAGCTCGTGCGGCGCGCCCAGCAGGACCAAGCCGTTGATCCGGCGGTGCTGGTCGAACTGCGCGCGTGGACCGAGCAGCGCCCCGGAGACGCGGGTGTCGCGATCGGGTCGGCCGGACCGCGGCCGGAGTCGCAGGACGAGTGGGCGCTGCGGGACTTCGCGCCCGGCGCGACGCACGAACGTCCGTCGGGCAAGGACTACGAGTCGGATCCGCTGGTGGTCGTGCTGTGCTCGTTCTACGACGGGCCGCTGGCGGAGCTGCTGGCCGGGCAGGCGATGCAGCGCGTGCTGCTGACCGCCACGACCCTGGGCCTGTCCGCGTCGTTCCTGTCCCAGCCGATCGAGGTGCCGCACGTACGCGAGGACCTGCGGCGGGTGCTCGGCGGCTCGCTGGCGCCGCAAACACTGCTGCGCCTGGGGTTCGGCTCCCCCGTTCCCGCGACGCCCCGCCGTCCGGTGACCGAACTGCTGATGGAGCCAGATCAGCCGCCGAGCAACGTCCGCACCGCGTAG